Part of the bacterium genome, AAGCGGGGTATGCCGTGGTCAATGCCGGCGACCGTCTGGACCGCACGGCGCAGCTCAAGCCGATGATGTACCTGCGCGGCATGGAGCAGACGTACCTGGACCTGGCGCTCAACCCCTACGTGGCCGAGGCCATCATTGCCCACATCGTGGCCTACTTCCTGCAGTACAATGAGCGCGTCTTCGCCGCGGCTGGCGGGGCCATTGACATCTTCATGATGGGCGACGACTTCGGCACCCAGCAGGGCCCGATGATGAGCCTGGTGACGTGGCGGCGCTTCTTCCGCCCCGGCTTCGCGGCGTTCATCGAGCTGGCGCACCGGCATGGCCTGCGGGTCATGCACCACACGTGCGGCAGCGTCGTGGAGCTGATCCCGGACTTCATCGCCTGCGGGCTGGATATCCTCCAGTCGCTGCAACCGCAGGCCGCGGGGATGGACCTGGGGCGACTGCGGCGGGAGTTCGGGCGCGACCTGTGCTTCCAGGGCGGCATCGACATCCAGGGAGTGCTGCCGCACGGCACGCCGGCGCAGGTGCGCGAGCACGTGCGGAGCCAGATCGAGGCCGCCGGGCGCGAGGGCGGCTACATCCTGTGCACCGCCCACAACCTCCAGCCCGACACGCCCCTGGACAATGCCCTGGCGCTGTTCGAGGCGTACGAGGAGTTCGGCCGAGGCTAGGGTCGTGTCCGGGACGGCGGTCCTGCCCGACCCCATCCGACAGTAGCGCGGGCGGCCTCGCCCGCGCGGGCAGGCGAGGCCGCCTGCCCTACTGGGATTCGTCTTCTCGCAGGGGGCAGGTGACGTGCCTGCAGCCCCGGGAAGGGGTCAGGGCCTCGGCGGCGAATAGGGGAACCGTGCGGACGCCGGACACTCTGGCGTCCGCGACACCCCATGTGACGTGGGACACCAGCGCGGCGGGCCGAGGCCCGCCGCGACATCGGGGTGCGGGCCGGGCGTCATCGGTACGGCCGTGCGCCACCCCCACCATCTACAGAGAGGACGTAAGACCGCATGGCGAAGATCGCTTTCATCGGCGCAGGCAGTTTTGGTTTCACCCGCACCCTGGTCAAGGACATTCTCACCTTTCCGGCGCTGGCGGATGCCGAGTTGGCCCTGATGGACATTGACCCGGAGCGTCTGGAGTACAGCAAGCGCGCCTGCGAGCGCATTGTCAAAGAGGGGAACTACCCCGCCAAGGTGACGGCGACGATGGACCGGCGCGAGGCCCTGGCGGGCGCCGACGCCGTGCTGGTGACGATCCTCGCCGGCAGCACGCAAGTATGGCGGCATGACATCGAGATCCCCAAGAAGTTCGGGGTAGACACCAACGTGGGCGACACGCGCGGCCCGTCCGGCATCTTCCGCGCCCTGCGCACCATCCCCGTGATGGTCAGCATCTGCAAGGACATGGAAGAGTTGTGCCCCAAGGCCATCATGCTCAACTACACCAACCCGATGGCGATGAACTGTCGGGCCATGCAGCGCTCGACGAGCGTGGCCGTGAGCGGCCTGTGTCACAGCGTCCAGGGCACCGCGTACATGATGGCCAACTGGATCGGCGCGCCGGCCAACGAGATTGACTACGTCTGCGCCGGTATCAACCACCTATCGTGGTTTGTCAAGTTCCTGTGGAAGGGCGAGGACGCCTACCCGCTGCTGCGCCAGGCGATGAAGAAGAAGGCCGTCTACGAGCACGAGCGGGTGCGCAACGAGATGTTCCTGGCCTTCGACTACTATGTGACCGAGTCCAGCGGCCACAACTCCGAGTACAACGCCTGGTTCCGCAAGCGCCAGGACCTGATCGACAAATACTGCCTGGACACCAATGACAACACCGGCTGGAACCCCGGCGAGTACGCCTACATCCTCAAGCACTACCTGGCCCGCGAGAAGAGCTGGAAGAAGGACATCATCGCCTGGCTCGACAACCCGGCGCCGCTGAACCTGGCCCGCGGCCATGAGTACGCCGCCTCGATCATCAACGCCTGGCTGGGCGGCGACCCCTTCCAGTTCAACGGCAATGTGCCCAACACCGGCCTGGTCACGAACCTGCCGGACAACTGCTGCGTGGAGATCCCGGTCTTCGCCACGCGCGGCATGCTCAACCCGATCTTCGTCGGGGCGCTGCCGCCGCAGTGCGCGGCGCTGACCGGCCTGCAGGTCAATGTCGAGGAGATGGCCGTCGAGGCCGCCCTCACCGGCGACCCGCGCCAGGTCTACTACGCCATCGCCCACGATCCGCTGACCGCCGCGGTGTTGTCGCTGGCCGAGATCCGCGACATGGTCAAGGCGATGCTCAAGAAGAACGAGGCCTACCTGCCACAGTTCAGCACGATCAAGTTCTGAGCGGCCGGGCACGCGACAGTCTGGGGCGCCACGGCCGGCAGGTCCGGTCGTGGCGCTTCGTCTTCCTGGCCTACGGAGGTGCGCCGCCGTGAGAGGCGCTCACATCGTTGCCCTTGCCCTGCTCACCGGCGCCGCCATCACGAGTCCCTCAAGGAGTGCCCACATGGACTGGCAAGTCGGTCTCGCCCGTCGTGTGCTCACGCCGCAGACGCCGGTGTGGCTGGCCGGCTACGGCACCAAACGCGCCCCCGAGGGCAAGCTGCATGACCTGTGGGTCAAGGTGCTGGCCCTGCAGGACCCGTCGGGCAAGCGTGTGGTCATGGCCACGACCGACCACATGGGCATGTCACGCACCATCTACGACAGCCTGACCGCCAAGGTCAAGGCCCGCTGTGGCCTCGCCGCCGCCGACTTCATGGTGACCTTCTCGCACAACCACTGCGGTCCGGTCCTCAAGGACGACCTGGTGGACTACTACCCCCTCGATGACGAGCAGCGCCGGCTCATTGATGAGTACACCGCGTGGATGGAAGACCAGGTGGTGGACGCCTGTGCCGAGGCGCTGGCGAACCTGCGTCCGGCGCGCCTCCTCAAGAGCGAGGGGAAGTGCACCTTCGCCGTCAACCGCCGCGAGAACACCGAGGCTGACGTGGCGGCCGGCAAGCCCCTGAAGGGTGTAGTGGACCATGCCGTGCCGGTGCTGGCGATCAAGAGCCCCGAGGGCGCCCTGCGCGGCGTCCTCTTCGGCTACGCCTGCCATCCGACGACCCTCTCGTTCAACCAGTGGTGCGGCGACTACCCCGGCTGGGCGCAACTGGCCCTGGAAGCCGACCATCCGGGCCTGACCGCCGCCTTCTTCAACGCCTGCGGCGCGGACGCCAACCCCATCCCCCGGCGGCAGCTCGAACTGGCCGAGAAGTACGGCAAGATGCTGGCCGAGTCGGTCGAGCAGGTGCTGGCCGGGGAGATGCAGCCGGTAGCCACGGGCCTGAGTACGGCGTTGGAGTGGGTGGACTTGCCCTACGAGAAGCTCGTGACACGCGAGACGCTGGAGCCGGTCGCCAACGGCCAGAGCGCCCTGCACGCCCGCTGGGCCAAGCGGATGCTCAAGCTGATTGACCAGGGCGTGCAGTTCCCGACCTCCTACTCGTACCCCGTGCAGGCGTGGCGGATCGGCGACGAACTGCTGCTCATCGCCATCGGCGGCGAAGCAGTGGTGGACTACGCGCTGCGCTTCAAGCGGGAGTTCGGGCCGCGCGCGTGGGTGTGCGGCTATGCCAACGACATGGCAGCGTACATCCCCTCGCGGCGAGTGTGGGAGGAGGGCGGCTATGAGGGCGGCCCGCACCTGGACGAGTACGGCCGCCCGGCCTGGCGCTGGGCGGGGGACGTGGAGGACCGCATCGCGGGGGCGGTGCACCGGGTCGGTGCGCAGGCGGAGGCAAGGTAGATGCGTCCGATCGTGTTGGCAGCACTGGCCATGGTGGCCTTCACGTCGGTCTGCCTCGCCCAGCCCGGCCCACCGGTGCTGGCGCCGGGGCGCTGGTTCACCGTCACCTTCCCGGACCTGCCGCCGACGCTGTTCGCGCTGAACACCCAGCGCACCGACCCGGCGCAGATGACCGTCTTCCTCCCGCGCAACTACGATCCGCAACACAGCCATCCACTGTTCATCTTCCTGAACGGCTGGGACGGCGGCAACGCCGGCAACCCTGGCATCGCGCGGGCCCTATCGGAGGAACGGGACTTCGTGTGCGTAGCCATGCCCCTGTTCAAGGAGCGTCTCGACCTCTCGATTGCGCCCGAGACCCGCAGGATCCTGGTCCAGGACGGTGACGGTCGCTACGCTTGGCCGTACTACAAGGCGATGCTGCAGAAGCTCGATGAACTGGTACCGAACCTCGACCCCGCGCACCAGATACTGGGTGGCTTCTCGAATGGGGCCCACATGGTTGCCGGGCTGGTCAACGAGAGTGACGGCGAGGCCGCCGGCCGCTTCTCCGCGTTCCTGCTCGGCGATGGCGGAGGCGGCTTGCGCCGCTTCGACCTGCTGAAGGGCAGGCCGCTGCTGATGGTGTGCGGCGTGTGGCGACCGAAGCCCGAACCCGCGCTCGCGGCAGGGGTCAAGCTAACCATATACCGGATGGCCGAGGCCAGGCACGCCTTTCCCGACACGGAGTACCCCGCAGTGCGGGAGTGGCTGCGCGGGCCGGCGTTGCAGACAGTCGTGCCTGAGGCGAATGGAGGAATGGAATGATGTCTGGCGCAGCCCCTCGACCCGGTCTTCTGGCCGCACTCGTACTGTTGGCCTCCGGCTGCGTCGCCCAGCCTGGCCCACCGGTGCTGGCGCCGGGTCGCTGGTTCACCGTCACCTTCCCGGACCTGCCGCCCACGCTCTTCGACCTGCGCAACGAGCGGACCGACCCGGCGCAGATGACCGTCTTCCTGCCGCGCAACTACGACCCTCAGCGCCAGCACCCGCTGCTCATCTTCCTCAATGGCGGTGACGGCGGCAACGCCGGCAACCCCGGCGTGGCGCGGGCGCTGACGGAGGAGCAGGACTTCATCTGCGTGGCCCTGCCGCTGTTCAAGATCAGTCTCGACCCGAACTCGCCGGTCAATAAGTCGCCGGTCATCATCGTTCGGGGCGCGGATGGTCAGTACGGCTGGCCGTTCGTTCGGACCATGCTGACCAAGCTCGAACAGATCGTGCCCAACATGGACCCGGCCCATCGCATTCTCGGTGGTTTCTCCAACGGCGCGCACGCGACCGCCGCGCTCATTGACGGGTCGGGCGGGGAAGTCACTCGCCTGTTCTCCGCGGTCATGTTCGGCGAGGGCGGGGGTGGGCTGCAGCACTATGAGCTGCTCAAGGGCAAGCCTTTCCTCATGATCTCCAGCAACGCCAAGTCCCTGCCACGCGCTCAGGAGATCACTGACGCGGCGAAGGCGGCTGGAGCGCAGACGACGCTCATCTTCGAGGACATCGGCCAGCACGGCTTCCCGCCGGCCGCGTACCCGAAGATCAGGGAGTGGCTGCGCGGACCGGCACTCGGAGGAGCCGCGAGGGAAGACAACGGAGGCGTCGAATGACCTTAGCACGGATGGCTCTGTCGGCGCTATTGCTGCACGGTGGTCTCATCTCACTTGCGGAGGCGGTGCCTGTGGCCCAACTGACTCTCAAGAGCAGCGAACCCCTGAGTGCCTCGTCCAAGCTGATGCACGCCAGCTACCTCAAGGCCGAAGGCCCGGAGATGGTGCGCCTGGGCGGTGTCTCGCCCGACAACGGCCGCACCTGGCACGACGTGCCGGTCACGCCCAACTTCGACCAGGACCTCCCGCAAGGCTACCGTCGCGAGAGCTTTCCGCTCTTCGTGGACCACACCAACGGGCGGATCGTCCGGCTGGTGCCCTCGATGGACACCGAGGGCCTCGACCCCACCATCGTCGAGCCGCCCATTGCCCTGCAGACGTACTACCTCCGCTACCGCGTGAGCCTCGACCAGGGCAAGACGTGGCTCTTCGATGACGTGGTCGTGCAGAACGGTCACACGCCGGTGAAGCCCTTCGAGGGCGTGGTTCGCGGCCGCAACGGCATCTTCATGGGCGATGTCGGCTCGCAGATCATCCGCACGCAGGCCGGCAAGATCATCATCCCGGCGCAAGCGTGCCTGCTGGGCGAGGACGGCAAGCTGTCCAACCCCGGCGGCGGCTTCACCTACACCGATGTGGTGATGGTCATCGGCACCTGGCAGGAGGACGGCCACCTCACGTGGGAGATCAGCCGCGTTGAGGGCGACCCGGCGCGGACCACGCGCGGGGTCATTGAGCCCACCCTCGCGCAGTTCGACGACGGACGGATCCTGTGCGTCATGCGCGGGAGCAACGGGGGCAGCAAGGACCCGGACTGCAAGCTCCCCGGCACCCGCTGGTGGTGCATGTCGGCAGACGGCGGATACCACTGGACGAAGCCGGAGCCGTGGACCTATGAGGATGGACAGCCGTTCTTCTCGCCCTCAAGCATGTCGCAACTGCTGCAGCACTCCAGCGGGCGCGTGTTCTGGATCGGGAACTTGTGCGCCACGAACCCACGGGCTAACGACCCGCGCCACCCGCTGGTGATCGGGCAGGTGGACCCGAAGACACTGGGTCTGATCCGCCAGAGCGTGCTCGTCGTGGATGACAAGCAGCCGGAGGAGGCGGGGCTGAACCTGTCGCACTTCTGGGGGATAGAGGACCGCGAGACCGGCGACATCGTCATCGCCGGGGCGCGCTACTCGCAGGGCTACAAGGAAACCCACCCGCACCTGTGGCGTATTGGTGTGAAGTAGTAGCGCCACCGGGCAGGAACGGTCGGGCCGGACCGCGAACGATACTATAGTCTTCCACGGGGTCCACCCGAAAGGAGCACTACCATGTGGCGCCGCAACGGTTTCACACTGATTGAGCTTCTCGTGGTCATCGCCATCATCGCGATTCTCGCGGCCATTCTCTTCCCCGTGTTTGCCAAGGCGAGAGAGAAGGCTCGGCAGGCGAGCTGTTTGTCCAACTGCAAGCAGCTCGGATTGGCTTTCATGCAGTACGCCCAGGACTATGACGAACTGATGCCCCCGGCACGGACGGACTGCGCAACGCCGGGCTATGTCTATGGCAACTACCGGTACTGGTCGGAACTGATGGAGCCCTACCTGAAGAACCGCCAGATACTGCTGTGTCCGTCGGACGCCTCGCCCTGGGGGTCCGGCGTCGGCGCCATACAGCCCTACCTCTATTTCTCGTATGGCTACAACATCAACTACCTGGCGACCGAGCCCAGTCCCAGCGTGCCTGTCCTGGGCCTGGCCGGCCGCTCACTGAGCATCATCCAGCGCCCCGCGGAGAAGGTCCTGCTCTGCGACAGCGACTCGCTGTTCTCCAGCGGCATCGCTGTCAACCTCTGGACGGGCGACCCCAACGGCTACGGCGACGACGTGGCTACGGCCGGCGCGACCCGCCACAACGGCGGGGTGAACGTGGGCTACTGCGATGGCCACGGCAAGTGGCAGCAGTGCGCCGCAAAGACAGCGCCCTGGCCCGGCTTTGTCACCAACCTGTGGAAGTGGCAGGCCGACGCGCAGTAGGGCCAGACCGTACCCGACTTGACCTCCCAGGCAGCGCCACCCGGCGCTGCCTGTGTGGTTCTGCGGGCAGGTCGCCGCGGGCGGGCGGGCGAACAGGCCAGCAGCGAGCGTTGCCGCATACCTCATGGCTCGCCCTCAGGCTCCATGCACCCGGCGCCGGCCAGCCGACCAACCCACGACGCCTCCGCAGCCGCCGCGACCGCCCCGGCGCCGTTGCGCCGCGGCTTCGTCCGGGCCGGCGTGCTCGGCGCGGTGTTGCTGATCGCCCTGCTCGGCCTCACCCCCTACAACGACTACTTCATCCGCGGCAGTTACATGGCCAACCACCATGTGCCCGTGGCCGCCAGCTTCGTGCTCCTGCTGCTGTGCCTGATCGTCAACCCGGTGCTGATCGCGTGGGGCCGGAGAGCCGCGTGGGGCCGCGTGCCCTCACGCGCCCAATGCGGGTGTGAGGACACGCCCGCCCACGCCACCCGTGCGGCGTTCTCGACCCGTGAGCTGGCTGTCATCTGGGGCATGATGGCGGTCTCCTCGGGCCTGGCCTCGGCGGGGTTCCTGCGCTTCCTCTTCCCCACGCTGGCGGCCCTGCACGGTCTCGCGACGCCGGAGAACAAGTGGGAAGATGTGCTGTTCCCGCTGGTGCCCTCGTGCCTGGCGCCGAGCACCCCGCGCGGATTGCGCTGGTTCTATGACGGGGGTACCTCGTTCGGCGCCATCCCCTGGGACGACTGGCTGCTCCCCATCGTGTGCTGGTCGCTCGTGGCGATGCTGCTGTGGAGCGTCATGCTGTGTCTGGCGACGATCCTGCGCGCACAGTGGGTCGAGCACGAGCGCATGACCTTCATCCATGTGCAGCTCCCGATGGCGCTGATCGAGGCGCCCGAGCCGGGGCGGCTGGTCAACCAGTTCCTCCGCGACCGCCTGATGTGGATCGGCTTCCTCGTCCCGGTCGTGCTCTACGGGGTCATGGGGCTGGGCAGCTACTTCCCGGCCATGCCCAAGTTCTCGATCATCTACCCCAACTTCTATTCCAAGGCGGTGCACTTCGACGCGCGGCCGTGGAACGCCGCCGGGCCGATCTACTTCGCCTTCATGCCCTCGGTCCTGGGCTTCGGGTTTCTGCTGACCACCGAGGTGTCGCTCTCGGCCTGGGCCTTCTTCATTCTCTTCCGGCTGCAGGCCGTGATGCTCGCCGCGGCAGGGCTGCAACTGAAGACGATGGCCTCCAGCTACGGCGCGAAGGCCTTCATGGCCTACCAGGACATGGGGGCGTATCTCGCGCTGGCGGTCCTGACGGCCTACATGGCGCGAGGGCACCTGCGGCGGGTGTGGGAGTACGCCGTGAGCGGCGCGGACGACCGCACCGAGGCCATGCCCTACCGCGTCGCGGTCTTCGGGGGGATGGGGGCGCTGGCGGCGCTGGTGCTGCTCGCCAATCTGATCGGCTTCCGCGTGCCGGTGGCCCTGGGCTTCCTCGGGGCGTTCTTCGTCGTGTGCCTGGGGGTGAGCTGGCTCACGTCCACGACCGGCGTGCTGCAACTGCCGGTGTCGTTCCGGGCGGAAGACTACCTGTACTCGATGGCCGGCACGCGGTCGTTGCTCCCACGCGAGCTGGCGAACCTCGCCCTCCCCTCGCGCGCCTTCACGTTCTACTACAACGAACTGCAGATGCCCCACTACCTCAATCTCTTCAAGCTGTCGGGAGAGACCGGGGTGCCGCTGCGCACGATGGGCCGCTCGATCGTCGTGGCCGTCCTGCTGGGGCTGGTGGTCGCGTGGGTGGCGCAGTTGGCGCTCGTGAACCAGAAGGGGGCGTACGCGCTGCAGCAGATGTCGTACATCAGTTGGCCGCGCACGCCCTTTGAGGTGGCGGCGACGACCATCGCCAACCCGCAGGGCCCCGACCCGATGAGCTACCTGTTCGTCACCATCGGCGCCCTGTCGTTCGTGGGGCTGATGGCGCTGCGAGCCAACCTGATGTGGTGGCCGCTGCACCCCGCCGGGCTGCTCATGGGCGGGACGATGCAGGAGATGTGGTTCTCGCTCTTCGTGGCGTGGCTGTGCAAGACCGCCATCATGCGCTACAGCGGCGCGCGGGGCTACCAGCGGGCGCGCGGGTTCTTCCTGGGCCTGGCCATGGGCGAGGCGGCCATCGCCTGCCTCTGGATCGCCATCGGCTTCGTCACCGGCACGGGGGTGCGGCTGCTGCCGTAGCGGGGGGCGCCGGTGGTACGCCCGACACTCCTGTCGGGCGCGCAGGCTCTCGCCCGACAGGAGTGTCGGGCGTACTACGGTCCCCGGTAGATCCGCACCTTGGCGAACACGCCCTCCGGCCCCCAGGTCCACAGCCCGGGGTGCCTGGGCGCGCCCGGGGCCGGGCCCTGGAAGTCCAGCGACAACTGGTCATCCACGATGAGCTGGGCATGGCCGTCGGCCAACACCTGCGCGATGACATGGTGCCACTTGCCCGGCGTCACCAGCGGCCGCGGGGACGTGAGGACCTCGGCCCCGTCCACCAGCAGCTTGTTGCAGGTGTTGCCATTGGAGCCGAAGCCAAAGAGATAGCCGCTGCCGTAGTTGGTCGGGTCGGTCAGCCAGAAGGGTGACAAGTCGCCGCCGGCGCCGCCGATGACGCGGGTGTCGTACTCGACCCGCACGGGCGCGGGCAGCTTCTCGGCATACGCCAGGAACGCCTTGTCGCCGCTCGACTGGACGAAGCCGTCGTGCGCGGTCCACTTCCCCACTGCCTCGCGCCAGCGCCCCGACAGCGCCTGCCCGGTGAAGTCGTCCCCGTAGGCCAGTTGCCAGTTTGCGCCGGCGGGATACCTGATCTCCCCGGCCTGGGGCGCCGAGCGGGGCTTGGGGGTGGCGAAGGCTTCCCGGTTGGCGAACTGGTCGGCCGGTACGACGGCGACCGCAGCGGGGAAGCTCGCGCCCATGGGCGTCAACTCCGCCGTCAGGCGCCACTGGTTGGTGTTGGTGCACGTCTTGATCAGCAGCACGTTGTCGCCTGCCCGTAGCGTCAGCGGCACCCTATCCTGGGCCGGGGCGGCGTTGCGGCTCTGGTTCGCCGACCAGACGTAGCCGCCGTTGAGCACGACAGTCAGCCCGCCCGAACTGCCCACTTGCAGCACCGCCGGGGTCTCGGTGGCGGCATTGAGGCAGGCCACGGCGTAGGCCACGCCGGGCTCCTTCGTCTTCAGCAGCGCCCCCAGGTCCAGCCATTCGTTGCCGAGCTTGACCGGCTGCCACTTCCGCCCGTCCACATCCGCGTGGATGTTCAGCGCGTCTTCGGGCGGGTAGAGCGTCAGGTCCAGCGGCTGGCCGGACTCGTTGGGGAAGGGCCCGACCACCAGCCAGTCCCTGATCTGGCCGCTGCCCACCGTGAGGGTCGGCGACAGCCACACCTGCGTGTGCGGGAGGATGACGCCGACATGCAGGCACACCTGTCGGCGGCCCCATGTGCCGGGCGGCACCGTGACCGGCAGCGTCAGTGAGGCGCGGCCGTCCTGCAGCGCCGTGGCCGAGCCATCTCTCGCGCAGGTCAGCGGCTCCGCCACATGGGCGGCGATCTGCCAGCCCGGCTGCCAACGCGCCAGCGACAGGTCGAGCACCAGCGTCGCCTCGCCGCCCCCGCCCTTCTGCAGCAACGCCGGCAACGTGCTGACCTTGTTCACCTGCAGGCTGAAGCCCACCAGCCGCGCGGCGGTCGCATGCGGCAGCACCACACCCCGGTTGTCCGCCTCCCGGAAGAAGGCCGTCAGCACCCCCAGCGACGCCTCGCGCGTCGCGGCGGCCGGAGCCTGCTCCAGCGCCGTGAGGGTCTGCGCCACCTCGGGCCAGGTCGCCGGGTCGTCCGTACGCCCGGCCTCGCGGGCCGCAACGCGCAGGCGGGAGCGCTCGGCGGCGGCCCACTGCGCCCCGTCGCACAGCCCGCGCTCCAGCCCGTCGCCCGTCAGTGGATCGCGCACGTTCTCGACCGTGTTGCCACGCACGACGATCCCGCGGATGGCGCGATCGAGCCGCACTGCCTCCTCGGCGTCGCGGATCGTGTTGTCCTCGATGACCGCATCGCTGACGCTGGGTCTGTCGTTCCCACTGCCGCCGACGTGGATGCGGGCATTGTTGTCCAGGCGGTTGCCCCGCACGACGGAGCCGACGTTGTACGGCCAGGGCCAGTCGCGCGTCAGCGGCCAGCCATACAGGCCGATGACCGAGTCACCCGACAGGATCGCGTTGTTCGCCCCCGAACGATAGATGCTGCCCTCGGTGATGGCGTTGTCCACGTACTGACAGAACCACGAGGGTTGATGGCAGGGGTTCTTGTCGGGCGGCAGCGTGTAGCCGCCGTAAGGCTTCCCAATCCCCTGGTAGCCGCCCGCGCGGGCGCAGGTGTTGCCGGACACGATGTGCTCGGACGAGCTGCCGTAGAACTGGATGGCGATGCCCGCGTCGCTGAAGCTGTTGCCCGAGAGGATGTAGTGCCGCTGCAGCATGGTGATGCCGACGAGCGACGTGGCGTCGGGTGGCACGTCCCAGGGGCGATCCACCGTGACCGTGTCCCCCTCCACCTTCACGACGCGCCGCATCTGCGTCCAGCCCTTGCCGGAGAAGACGAAGACCGCGGCGTCGGCCCAGTTCCTGGCCCCCGGCTTGAGTGCCTCGGGCAGCGTCAGGGCCGTACCCTTGGCTCTGGCGATGGGGCCATAGTACAGCCCGCCGCCCGCGTCCGACGTCATGGCCTCGCGATCCCACCCGTGCATGAGCCGCAGCGTGTTGTGCGCGTAGTACACGTTCTGCGAGGCGCTGGAGCCGTCGAGGCAGTTCAGGCCCCCGCCGGTGGCCATCAGGTCCGCGCCGGTGATGGTGTTGTTCTCGAAGATCAGCCCGTCCGATCCGGAGAGGCAGTACCAGCCATGCCGGCCGTTGTACAGGGCGTTGCCCTGGACGACGCTGTTGCGGGCGCGGCTGAGGAACAGCGCCCGGCCGCTGCCGTACAGGTCGCAGTTCAGGATGCGGAGGTTGTCTCCGCCCAGGCGCACGCTGTCGCCGCCGGAGATGCGCGCCAGGTCGCGGTGCCGCAGGTCGGTCTCCTCGGCCGTGAGGTGGCCGCGATAGGCATCCACCCGCGTCCGCACGCAGGCCAGCTCGACGTTGCCGGCGTCGGGCTTGTCGCCCAGGTCGCCCACGATGATGTGCCGGGCCTTGGAGGCGTAGAGGGTCAGATTCGCGATGGCGAACGAGTTGGTGCCCTGGATCAGGGCCTCAGGCGGGTTGGTCATGTCGGGCCAGAACAGTGCGACCGACTCCAGCGGCTCGCCAAGCAGACGCACGAAGCGGGGGATCCTCAGCCCCGCCGTCACCTGATAGCGCCCACGCGGCAGCATCACGAACCCGCCGCCGTTGGCTCCGGCCTTGTCGAGGGCGGCCTGGATGGCGGCGGTGTCATCGCGCGCGCCGGTGCCGTCGGCGCCGAAGTCGCGGACGCTGAAGCTGGCTATGGGCCAGGGCTTGCGCTCGGGGATGATGAGCGGGAGGGGCGCGCTCCAGCCCCTCGGCCCGCCATAGCCGCAGTGGTAGAAGGCCTCGTAATGGCCGGGCGGCAGCTTCGCCGGCACGGCGACCCGCGCCGCCCAGGTGTCGCCCCACTTGCCGAGGAAGAGCGAGACGCTCTTGGGCCCCCTCAGGAACACCTGTGCCTTCGGCCCGGCGAGGTTCTTGCCGAAGAGGCGGAGGACC contains:
- the melA gene encoding alpha-galactosidase yields the protein MAKIAFIGAGSFGFTRTLVKDILTFPALADAELALMDIDPERLEYSKRACERIVKEGNYPAKVTATMDRREALAGADAVLVTILAGSTQVWRHDIEIPKKFGVDTNVGDTRGPSGIFRALRTIPVMVSICKDMEELCPKAIMLNYTNPMAMNCRAMQRSTSVAVSGLCHSVQGTAYMMANWIGAPANEIDYVCAGINHLSWFVKFLWKGEDAYPLLRQAMKKKAVYEHERVRNEMFLAFDYYVTESSGHNSEYNAWFRKRQDLIDKYCLDTNDNTGWNPGEYAYILKHYLAREKSWKKDIIAWLDNPAPLNLARGHEYAASIINAWLGGDPFQFNGNVPNTGLVTNLPDNCCVEIPVFATRGMLNPIFVGALPPQCAALTGLQVNVEEMAVEAALTGDPRQVYYAIAHDPLTAAVLSLAEIRDMVKAMLKKNEAYLPQFSTIKF
- a CDS encoding DUF1559 domain-containing protein, with translation MWRRNGFTLIELLVVIAIIAILAAILFPVFAKAREKARQASCLSNCKQLGLAFMQYAQDYDELMPPARTDCATPGYVYGNYRYWSELMEPYLKNRQILLCPSDASPWGSGVGAIQPYLYFSYGYNINYLATEPSPSVPVLGLAGRSLSIIQRPAEKVLLCDSDSLFSSGIAVNLWTGDPNGYGDDVATAGATRHNGGVNVGYCDGHGKWQQCAAKTAPWPGFVTNLWKWQADAQ
- a CDS encoding glycoside hydrolase, with translation MTLARMALSALLLHGGLISLAEAVPVAQLTLKSSEPLSASSKLMHASYLKAEGPEMVRLGGVSPDNGRTWHDVPVTPNFDQDLPQGYRRESFPLFVDHTNGRIVRLVPSMDTEGLDPTIVEPPIALQTYYLRYRVSLDQGKTWLFDDVVVQNGHTPVKPFEGVVRGRNGIFMGDVGSQIIRTQAGKIIIPAQACLLGEDGKLSNPGGGFTYTDVVMVIGTWQEDGHLTWEISRVEGDPARTTRGVIEPTLAQFDDGRILCVMRGSNGGSKDPDCKLPGTRWWCMSADGGYHWTKPEPWTYEDGQPFFSPSSMSQLLQHSSGRVFWIGNLCATNPRANDPRHPLVIGQVDPKTLGLIRQSVLVVDDKQPEEAGLNLSHFWGIEDRETGDIVIAGARYSQGYKETHPHLWRIGVK